The following are from one region of the Juglans regia cultivar Chandler chromosome 10, Walnut 2.0, whole genome shotgun sequence genome:
- the LOC118349622 gene encoding uncharacterized protein LOC118349622, which produces MDKNWMHVPNRFTSREYGVGINQLLTMAKAHAPGSTTFRCPCKRCCNNIFLPINEVEDHLFTIGIDPSYTHWIFHGEGESWNANSSGDDDESNNQSQNVVDDMDEMIEDIRAGAFMDHDFGEHGTTSEPNMSERQSRNFQKLLEDVRLPLYPDCAKFSKLSFIVKLLHIKTIGGWTIKSFNMVLDLLKAAFPDIQLPNSYHEARRLEHGLGFSYVKIDACPNDCMLFWNDDADKDSCSKCKESRWVSSRGKKGKIPQKVLRYFPLTPRLQRLFMSKNIAKSMKWHREQ; this is translated from the coding sequence ATGGACAAGAATTGGATGCACGTGCCAAACAGGTTTACATCACGGGAATATGGTGTTGGGATTAATCAACTCCTCACAATGGCAAAAGCCCATGCACCTGGAAGCACTACCTTCAGGTGTCCATGCAAGAGATGTTGTAATAACATCTTCCTACCAATAAATGAAGTCGAAGATCATCTATTCACGATAGGTATTGACCCAAGTTATACACATTGGATTTTTCATGGGGAGGGTGAAAGTTGGAATGCTAATTCGTCAGGTGATGATGACGAATCTAATAATCAAAGTCAGAATGTTGTTGATGATATGGATGAGATGATAGAGGACATTCGGGCTGGAGCATTCATGGACCATGATTTCGGGGAACATGGTACTACTTCAGAGCCCAACATGAGTGAGAGGCAATCGAGAAATTTCCAGAAATTGTTAGAGGATGTGAGACTTCCACTTTATCCTGATTGTGCAAAGTTCTCTAAACTTTCATTTATAGTTAAGCTGCTTCATATAAAAACAATTGGTGGGTGGACTATCAAGTCATTTAACATGGTTTTAGACTTGTTAAAAGCAGCTTTTCCAGATATTCAGTTGCCTAACTCATACCACGAGGCCCGACGCTTAGAGCATGGGTTGGGTTTTAGTTATGTAAAAATAGACGCCTGCCCAAATGACTGCATGCTATTTTGGAATGACGATGCCGACAAAGATTCTTGTTCTAAATGCAAGGAGTCGAGGTGGGTGTCAAGCAGAGGGAAAAAGGGAAAGATTCCCCAAAAGGTATTACGATACTTTCCTCTGACGCCTCGGTTACAAAGACTATTTATGTCAAAGAATATAGCAAAATCCATGAAATGGCATAGAGAACAATGA